The Spirochaetales bacterium genomic interval TCCTCGAATTAAATGCATTTTCGATAACATGCGACATACCGATAAGGGCCCCTTTTGTCGTCAGGGGATAGACTTTTCCAGACCTGAGGAGATAGCCCTTCGGATGGGCGGCGTTCGAAAATATCGCCTGCTTGTTCCTGTCGATGATGAAATAAAATGCGGTAAAATATTTCTCGAACTCGATCATGAGATCCTTGAAAAGGAGGTTGATCCGTGTCAAAAGCTGTGACGGATCCGCGTATTTGGGGGCTATCTCGACAAACTTGTCTTTGATTACCATTGTAATCAGCGCCGCGGCCACACCATGCCCCGAAACATCGGCGACAAGAACGCCGTATTTATCTTTTCCGAGGGGGATAATATTATGGTAATCCCCGCTGACTTCCATATAAGGCTGATGATATACCGCAATATCAAAATATTTAGTCTGGCGCAGATTGGGGTAGATGGACTTTTGCACCGCATTCGCCATGACAAGTTCGAATCGCATTTGTTTGTTTTGTTCATCGAGTTTTGTAATGGTATCCTGAATGGAATCCGCCATTGTGTTGAATGCCAGACCAAGCCGGCCGATTTCATCCCGGCTTTTCAGCGATACTCGCGCGGCCAGATTCCCGTTTGATATTTCCTCGCTTTTTTTCGACAAGGTTTTTATCGGTGCGATAATAATCCTGTTGAGAAAAATACCAAAAAGGAAATGAAAGACCGCTATCGTTACGATGATAAGAATAACGAGAGAGTAGAGGGTGTTGAGCCGTTTTTTAATATCTTTCATTTCGAGCTTGAAGAGAAGTATCGGTTCCTCGATATATTGAATGCCCAGATATAAAGGAATATAGAAAAGAATTTCGTATTTTTCTTCTTCTATTCGCGAATAATAAAGCTGTCCCATAAACTCCTTTTTAGCGAGCGCCTTTTGCGCGTCGATCATATTGGATTGGTCAAGGGTAACATCGCTGCGTGATTGGTGGAGGATTCTTCCCGTTTCCGTAAAAATTATATAGTCTGAAAGCATATTATCGCAAATTTCCATAATGTTATCCAGAACACGGTCTTCCGTGAGAACCTCCTCGCTTCGAAGGATCTCCCAACGGAGCGATTCTATCTGGGAATAGATGGTATTGGCGAACTCCTGTGTCTGATATTTCGAGGTTTCGGTGATAAGGTCAATCTGATTTTCGAATATGATGATGGTAAAAAATGAGATGTTGACGATGGCAAGGAAAATGTAGAGTATGCTTAATTTTAGACTTATACTTCTCATATTACAGGAACCCTTTTATGAGCCCCTTCTTTCTGAATCGACAGAAAAAAGCCGGACATTAATACCCATTTTTTAATTATTACGCTAATTATGGAAGTTTTCACGTTATAATACGATATAACACACCGATAAAGAGGTCAATCGGTTTTTCCAAAATAATGGGCTACCGTGTCCCGTTATCGATAATCTCGAACACGACCGTCGGGGATTTATCTTCATTCGAAAGAACGATCTGGCCGATAGAACTGATTTTTAATCGGTGTTCGCCGATACCCCTCTCGACAAAAAAATCCTTTATTCGTTTCGCTCTGCTTGTATATAATTTGTATTCTTCGGCGGGATTTTCCATGTATTCCGTGTAAGCCGATATGGAGACGGCAAGGTGAGGGTTTTCTTCCAGAATTTTTATAATATCTTCCAGAACCGGGATCGATTCTGCCATGAGGGTGTCGGTATTTGTCTTGAACCGGATATTATGAATATGGATTTTATCCCCCTTTTTCCCGTTTTTGAGAGGCAGCAGAGCGGGCGGGGTCGTTTCTTCATTGACCGCAGCGGTTTCGATTCCGCCTTCGTGAACAACGGTTTGTTCGGTTTGCGATCCGCCAAGGGGCAGATCGAAGGCGACGCCGATTCCAGCGTTCACGATACCGGTATCGATATCCTGTGTGCCGCCGGAATAACTCCAGTACTTAATATAGGAATCGAGATAGACGGTAAGCCACGGCAGGCCGGGGTGGGCGTTGATTCTGAGTCCGCCGTAATAATGCGGGGCCATGGACGTTATCCCGCCCCGGTCATTAAACGAATAGAGAAGATCGATTCGATGGATTGTTTCGATATCGATGAAATCCCAGGGCGGTATAATCTTGAGGTGGAATTGAAAGGTAATACCGTAACAATCCAGGGTTTCGGACCCGGTACCGGATGTCTCGAGGGAATTGTTGAGCCAGATAAATCCCGTACCCCATTTTATCGAGTAGAAGGAATCCGGTTCGAAGTACTGGTCGAACAACACCCGTAATGTCGTCCAGTTTCCGCCCACAGAACCGCCGCTTTCGACCTCTCCTTCGAAGAAGGAATAATCGAACGCCCCTTCGACACCCGCCGTGTATGAACCCGACATGTAACCGACCATGCAGGATGTTCTCAGGGTCAGACCGATGATAGCGTAAACAGGATCATAGACCATGGGAGACGCCTCGATATCTCCCGCAATCCGCAGCCCTTCTTCGGAAGAGAAGAGGGGAAACACGGATACGACAAGAAAAAAACAGGCGGCCACGGTATGTTTCATGGTTTATTATACCAGAAAAGCGGTAAAAAAGGGAAGTGAAAAATAGAAACAAAGAAAT includes:
- a CDS encoding SpoIIE family protein phosphatase; this encodes MRSISLKLSILYIFLAIVNISFFTIIIFENQIDLITETSKYQTQEFANTIYSQIESLRWEILRSEEVLTEDRVLDNIMEICDNMLSDYIIFTETGRILHQSRSDVTLDQSNMIDAQKALAKKEFMGQLYYSRIEEEKYEILFYIPLYLGIQYIEEPILLFKLEMKDIKKRLNTLYSLVILIIVTIAVFHFLFGIFLNRIIIAPIKTLSKKSEEISNGNLAARVSLKSRDEIGRLGLAFNTMADSIQDTITKLDEQNKQMRFELVMANAVQKSIYPNLRQTKYFDIAVYHQPYMEVSGDYHNIIPLGKDKYGVLVADVSGHGVAAALITMVIKDKFVEIAPKYADPSQLLTRINLLFKDLMIEFEKYFTAFYFIIDRNKQAIFSNAAHPKGYLLRSGKVYPLTTKGALIGMSHVIENAFNSRSIEIYPGDRILLYTDGIIDSVNSKDEDYGFERLLRAALRNVHLPCTMMLKNIIADFEAFRDNAVHTDDETLIIIELKE